A portion of the Macaca mulatta isolate MMU2019108-1 chromosome 2, T2T-MMU8v2.0, whole genome shotgun sequence genome contains these proteins:
- the IQCF3 gene encoding IQ domain-containing protein F3, with amino-acid sequence MGSKCCKGGPDEDAIERQRKRKLLVAQLHHRKRVKAAGKIQAWWRGVLVRRTLLVAALRAWMIQCWWRTLVQRRIHQRQQALLRVYVIQEQAVVKLQSCIRMWQCRQCYRQMCNSLRLFQVPESSLAFQTDSFLQVQYAIPSKQPEFHIEILSI; translated from the exons ATGGGCAGTAAATGCTGT AAAGGTGGTCCAGATGAAGATGCAATAGAAAGACAGAGGAAGCGGAAG TTGCTTGTTGCACAACTGCATCACAGAAAAAGGGTGAAGGCGGCTGGGAAGatccaggcctggtggcgtgGGGTCCTGGTGCGCAGGACCCTGCTGGTCGCTGCCCTCAGGGCCTGGATGATTCAGTGCTGGTGGAGGACGCTGGTGCAGAGACGGATCCATCAACGGCAGCAGGCCCTGTTGAGGGTCTATGTCATCCAGGAGCAGGCAGTGGTCAAACTCCAGTCCTGCATCCGCATGTGGCAGTGCCGGCAATGTTACCGCCAAATGTGCAATTCTCTTCGCTTGTTCCAGGTCCCAGAGAGCAGCCTTGCCTTCCAGACTGATAGCTTTTTACAGGTCCAATATGCAATCCCTTCAAAGCAGCCAGAGTTCCACATTGAAATCCTATCAATCTGA